The following is a genomic window from Streptomyces lincolnensis.
GGTGACCGTCTGCTCCTCGGAGTAGATGTGCGTCAGCGCGAACGCCACGTTGAGCATGCCGAGGGTGACGATGAACGGCGGCAGCGGGATCTTCTGCACCAACGCGCCGTTGAGCATGCCGAAGCCGCCGCAGACGACAAGGCCCAGCGCGATCGCGGCGAGCGGGGGCAGGGAGCCCTCGGCGGCCATTTTGGCGATCATGATGCTGCCGAACGCCATCACCGCTCCGCACGACAGGTCGATGCCCGCCGTGAGGATGATCAGGGTCTGGCCGATGGCGAGGGTGCCGACGACCATGACCTGCTGCACGATCAGCGAGAAGTTCCCGCCGGTGAGGAACTGGTCGCTAGAGAAGGAGAAGAAGGCACAGGCCAGGAGGAGGGCGACCAGCGGGCCGGTGGTCGGTTGCGTGAGCAGTCTGCGGACCGGGGTCGGTGCTTTGAGCTCCGAGTAGGGCGTGGACGTGGAGGGTGGCGTGGACGTGGCAGTCATGCGAGGTCCTTGTCGGAAGACACAAGTCCATGTCAGGACTGGTCAGTCGTTGTCGGACGGCAGGAGGGCGAGGGGCGGCCGTCCCCGGTCGGGGAGGAGGGGCCGGCCGCCCCGCTGAGGGGTGTCGAACGGCGGCAGCCGGGGGCGGCGGCTCAGCCCCAGCAGTTCTCCAGGCCGTAGGCGGTGTCCTTGGACGTGACGCCGTCCTGTGCCTTGTCGGTGATCAGGGTGACGCCGGTGTCGGTGTAACCCGACGCCTTCTTGCCGTCCTTGGCGTAGGTCACGACGGCCTTGACGCCCTCGGCGGCCATCTTGAGCGGGTACTGCTGCGAGGTCGCGGCGATCTTGCCGTCCTTGACCGCCTGGGTGCCCGTGCAGCCGCCGTCGACGGAGACGATCAGGACGTCCTTCTCCCGGCCCTTGGCCTTCAGCGCGGTGTACGCGCCCAGCGCGGCCGGTTCGTTGATCGTGTAGACGACGTTGATGCCGGGTTCCTTCTGGAGGCAGTTCTCCATCGCCGTCTGGCCCTTGGACTGGTCGCCGCCGGTGTCCTGAGCACAGGCGACGTCCTTGTCGGTGGCGCCGAAGCCCTTGAGGAATCCGCTGTGCCGCTGGACGCCGACGGAGACGCCCGGCGCGAGGTCGAGGGCGGCTATCTTGGCGGCCTTGCCCTTCATCGCGGCCTTGGCGTACTCGCCGATCAGCTCGCCCGCCTTGACGTTGTCGGTGGCGAAGAGAGCGTCGACGGCGCTCTGCGGCTCGGTCGGGGTGTCGAGTGCGATGACCAGGACGCCCTTGGCGCGGGCCTTCTCGAGCGCGGGCACGATCGCCTTCGAGTCACTGGGGGTGATCAGAATGCCCTTGACGCCGGAGGCGACCATGTTCTCGATGGCGGTGACCTGACCGGCGTTGTCTCCGTCGAACTTGCCGGCCGCGGTCATGAGCTTGACGCCTTCGGCCTTCGCGGTCTTTTCCGCGCCTTCCTTCATCTTGACGAAGAACGGGTTGGTGTCGGTCTTGGTGATGAGGCCGACCTTGACCTCGCCCGAACCGGTGCTCGTGCTGCCCGATCCGGATCCGGATCCACAGGCGGTCAGGGCGAGCGCTGCGGCACCCGTGCACGCGGCGGCTCTGAGCAAGGAGGAGGGCAGACGAGAGATGCGTGACATGAACGACTCCAGCGGGATGTCGGGCGGGTGGCCGGCAGCGGGGCATGCCGTCCAGCGATGTCAACGATGACCTATGTCATCGTTGACACTGCCTGGCGAGGATGATGGACTCCGTTCCCCGGCAACGTCAATGCCTTGCACTCGTCACAAATCGGCAACGCCCCTCGGCGGTCGCCCGCCCGAGACCGTTCTCCGGCATGCCCGGGTCATGCCCGTTTCCGCTCCGCGCGTTCCAAGAAGGCGCGTTTCCAAGAGGAGAGCAGCCCATGAGCCCGCGCCAGATCACCGTCCTGGGGGAGTGTG
Proteins encoded in this region:
- a CDS encoding sugar ABC transporter substrate-binding protein; its protein translation is MSRISRLPSSLLRAAACTGAAALALTACGSGSGSGSTSTGSGEVKVGLITKTDTNPFFVKMKEGAEKTAKAEGVKLMTAAGKFDGDNAGQVTAIENMVASGVKGILITPSDSKAIVPALEKARAKGVLVIALDTPTEPQSAVDALFATDNVKAGELIGEYAKAAMKGKAAKIAALDLAPGVSVGVQRHSGFLKGFGATDKDVACAQDTGGDQSKGQTAMENCLQKEPGINVVYTINEPAALGAYTALKAKGREKDVLIVSVDGGCTGTQAVKDGKIAATSQQYPLKMAAEGVKAVVTYAKDGKKASGYTDTGVTLITDKAQDGVTSKDTAYGLENCWG